In the genome of Variibacter gotjawalensis, one region contains:
- a CDS encoding DMT family transporter, which produces MTKETSGWINGLLGVVIFSASLPATRAAVADFDPLFLTAARAAIAGVLAVALLLVFRERWPQRSDLGSLVITAIGVVVGFPLLTALALQYITSAHSIVFIGLLPLSTAIFGVLRGGERPHPAFWIFSCVGSAVVVGFAFSRGLSSAPIGDLLMLAAIVVCGLGYAEGAKLSRTLGGWQVISWALVISLPLMAVLSFILMPPTFRNVGIPAWIGLAYVALFSMLIGFVFWYRGLAQGGIAAVGQLQLLQPFFGFAISATLLGETVSTMMLMSAVAVVACVAGARKYAGRPAVAATPIAAEK; this is translated from the coding sequence GTGACCAAGGAAACGAGCGGCTGGATCAACGGCTTGCTGGGTGTCGTGATCTTCTCGGCGTCGCTGCCGGCGACGCGAGCGGCCGTGGCGGATTTCGACCCGTTGTTCCTCACCGCCGCTCGGGCCGCTATCGCTGGCGTGCTGGCGGTGGCGTTGCTGCTCGTCTTCCGTGAACGCTGGCCGCAACGATCCGACCTCGGTTCGCTCGTCATCACGGCGATCGGCGTGGTGGTTGGTTTTCCGCTGCTGACCGCGCTGGCGCTGCAATACATCACGTCGGCTCATTCGATCGTCTTCATCGGGCTCTTGCCGCTCTCGACCGCGATCTTCGGCGTGCTGCGCGGCGGCGAGCGTCCTCATCCGGCGTTCTGGATTTTCTCGTGCGTCGGCAGCGCGGTGGTCGTCGGTTTTGCCTTCTCGCGCGGGCTGTCTTCGGCGCCGATCGGCGATCTCCTGATGCTGGCGGCGATTGTCGTCTGTGGCCTCGGTTATGCTGAGGGCGCCAAGCTCTCGCGGACGCTCGGCGGCTGGCAGGTCATCTCGTGGGCGCTGGTGATCTCACTGCCGCTGATGGCGGTGTTGAGCTTCATCCTGATGCCGCCGACCTTCCGCAACGTCGGCATTCCGGCATGGATCGGGCTCGCCTATGTGGCGCTGTTCAGCATGCTGATCGGGTTCGTGTTCTGGTATCGCGGGCTCGCGCAGGGCGGCATCGCGGCGGTGGGGCAGCTACAGCTGCTGCAGCCGTTCTTCGGCTTCGCGATTTCGGCGACTCTGCTTGGCGAGACCGTAAGCACGATGATGTTGATGAGCGCGGTGGCGGTGGTCGCCTGCGTCGCCGGAGCTCGTAAATATGCCGGGCGGCCGGCGGTCGCAGCCACGCCTATCGCGGCCGAAAAATAA
- the lon gene encoding endopeptidase La, translating into MATTKPLPAPGEVKTYPLLPLRDIVVFPHMIVPLFVGREKSVKALEEVLKSDTHILLVTQKNAGDDDPATDSIFEYGTLASVLQLLKLPDGTVKVLVEGAERAKVVKYTDRSEYYEAEATVLAAQTGEQVEAEALARSVVNEFESYVKLNKKVSPEVIGVVQQIDDYSKLADTVASHLQVKISDKQAVLEMPSVSSRLEKVLQLMESEVSVLQVEKRIRTRVKRQMEKTQREYYLNEQMKAIQKELGDEDGKDELAELEEKIKKTKLSKEAREKATHELKKLRQMSPMSAEATVVRNYLDWLLSIPWGKKSKVKHDLTAAQTILDSDHYGLDKVKDRIVEYLAVQARANKLTGPILCLVGPPGVGKTSLGKSIAKATGREFVRVSLGGVRDEAEIRGHRRTYIGSMPGKIIQSMRKAKSSNPLFLLDEIDKMGADFRGDPSSALLEVLDPEQNSTFADHYLEVDYDLSNVMFVTTANTLNIPGPLMDRMEIIRIAGYTEDEKVEIARKHLIPHSIAKHGLELKEWSITDDGLQFLVRRYTREAGVRNLEREISNLIRKAVKDLMIDKKKKSIKVTPELVEHYLGAPKYRYGQAEQEDMVGNVTGLAWTEVGGELLTIEGVMMPGKGKMTVTGNLRDVMKESISAAASYVRSRAVAFGIEPPLFEKKDIHVHVPEGATPKDGPSAGVAMVTAIVSIMTGIPVRRDVAMTGEITLRGRVLPIGGLKEKLLAAHRGGIKKVMIPEENAKDLADIADSVKGALEIVPVSRMDEVLKHALVRQPEPIEWDELNAKRIDVPTPDGDTTEVGRVSH; encoded by the coding sequence ATGGCCACAACCAAGCCACTGCCAGCACCCGGCGAGGTTAAGACCTATCCGCTGCTCCCGCTTCGCGACATTGTGGTGTTCCCCCACATGATCGTGCCGTTGTTCGTTGGCCGCGAGAAATCCGTCAAGGCGCTCGAGGAAGTCCTCAAGAGCGACACGCATATCCTTTTGGTGACCCAGAAGAATGCGGGTGACGATGATCCGGCGACGGACTCGATTTTTGAGTACGGGACGCTTGCTAGCGTGCTCCAGCTGCTCAAGCTGCCCGACGGCACCGTGAAGGTGCTGGTCGAAGGCGCTGAGCGCGCCAAGGTCGTCAAGTACACGGACCGCTCGGAATATTACGAAGCGGAAGCCACCGTGCTTGCGGCACAGACCGGCGAGCAGGTTGAAGCCGAAGCGCTTGCGCGCTCGGTCGTCAACGAGTTCGAGAGCTATGTGAAGCTCAACAAAAAAGTATCGCCGGAAGTCATCGGCGTGGTGCAGCAGATCGACGACTATTCGAAGCTCGCCGATACGGTCGCGTCGCATCTGCAGGTGAAGATTTCCGACAAGCAGGCCGTGCTCGAAATGCCGAGCGTGTCCTCGCGCCTCGAAAAGGTGCTTCAGCTGATGGAGAGCGAAGTCTCGGTCTTGCAGGTCGAGAAGCGTATCCGCACGCGCGTCAAGCGCCAGATGGAGAAGACCCAGCGCGAGTACTACCTCAACGAGCAGATGAAGGCGATCCAGAAGGAGCTGGGCGACGAGGACGGCAAGGACGAACTCGCCGAACTCGAAGAGAAGATCAAGAAGACCAAGCTCTCGAAGGAAGCGCGCGAGAAGGCGACGCACGAACTCAAGAAGCTGCGGCAGATGTCTCCGATGTCCGCCGAGGCGACGGTCGTGCGCAACTATCTCGACTGGCTGCTCTCGATTCCGTGGGGCAAGAAGTCGAAGGTCAAGCACGACCTCACCGCCGCGCAGACCATCCTCGACTCCGATCACTACGGTCTCGACAAGGTCAAGGACCGCATCGTCGAGTATCTCGCCGTGCAGGCGCGCGCGAACAAGCTGACCGGCCCGATCTTGTGCTTGGTTGGACCTCCGGGCGTCGGCAAGACGTCGCTCGGCAAGTCGATCGCGAAGGCGACCGGCCGCGAATTCGTGCGCGTGTCGCTCGGCGGCGTGCGTGACGAAGCCGAAATCCGCGGTCACCGCCGGACCTATATCGGCTCAATGCCGGGCAAGATCATTCAGTCGATGCGGAAGGCGAAGTCTTCCAACCCGCTGTTCTTGCTCGACGAGATCGACAAGATGGGCGCGGACTTCCGCGGCGATCCGTCGTCGGCGCTCCTTGAGGTGCTCGACCCAGAGCAGAATTCGACGTTCGCGGACCACTATCTTGAGGTCGACTATGACCTCTCGAACGTGATGTTCGTGACCACGGCGAACACGCTCAACATCCCGGGCCCCTTGATGGACCGCATGGAGATCATCCGGATCGCGGGCTACACCGAGGACGAGAAGGTCGAGATCGCACGCAAGCATCTCATCCCTCACTCGATCGCCAAGCATGGCCTCGAGCTGAAGGAATGGTCGATCACCGACGATGGCTTGCAGTTCCTGGTTCGCCGCTACACCCGCGAAGCGGGCGTGCGTAACCTCGAGCGCGAGATTTCGAACCTGATCCGTAAGGCCGTGAAGGACCTGATGATCGACAAGAAGAAGAAGTCGATCAAGGTCACTCCGGAGCTCGTCGAGCACTATCTCGGCGCACCGAAGTATCGTTACGGCCAAGCCGAGCAGGAAGACATGGTCGGCAACGTCACGGGTCTTGCCTGGACCGAGGTCGGCGGCGAATTGCTGACGATCGAAGGCGTCATGATGCCCGGCAAGGGCAAAATGACGGTCACGGGCAATCTGCGTGACGTGATGAAGGAGTCGATCTCGGCGGCGGCGTCTTACGTCCGCTCGCGTGCGGTGGCCTTCGGCATCGAGCCGCCGCTGTTCGAGAAGAAGGATATCCACGTGCACGTGCCGGAAGGTGCGACGCCGAAGGATGGTCCGTCGGCCGGCGTTGCCATGGTCACCGCCATCGTCTCGATCATGACCGGCATTCCGGTCCGTCGCGATGTTGCGATGACGGGCGAGATCACGTTGCGCGGGCGGGTGCTCCCGATCGGCGGTCTGAAGGAAAAGCTCCTTGCAGCTCACCGTGGCGGCATCAAGAAGGTGATGATCCCGGAAGAGAATGCGAAGGATCTCGCCGACATCGCCGACAGCGTGAAGGGCGCGCTCGAGATCGTTCCGGTCTCTCGCATGGACGAAGTGCTGAAGCACGCACTGGTGCGTCAGCCGGAGCCCATCGAGTGGGATGAGCTCAACGCCAAGCGCATCGACGTCCCGACGCCGGACGGCGATACGACCGAAGTCGGCCGCGTCTCGCACTAA
- a CDS encoding vWA domain-containing protein codes for MTHLETRQRIERGLRLVTVPFPHLSGLAAAVRVDIDERVPTMGVFASGRLVANPAFTARLSADDLVFVLAHELLHLALRTHERARGSHHLEFNYAHDYIINDMLRHALGVSTIPAGGLDMPGARERAAEEIVLEMRRNANSMSSRTQVWEGVVVTLDQVLGAAAQAEPGTTGDVLDAKREREMFPGDNEDQAARARAMRDLAAHGMAIAKALGIMRGRGFESGETQQTVRAQRGFYQTPWHVALQTILDGSAPGERTYTRASRRGADHATVVLPGRKRTTQILNVILDTSASMSDDIPYMLGAIGDFCEAAGVDDIRVVQCDTIVTGDETVAAHELAEYEVRGYGGSDLSPAMVALAADARVTAVVVITDGDITYPGEAMPYGVLWALPRPQSSFAPPYGRVVSMQRGVSP; via the coding sequence ATGACGCATCTCGAAACGCGTCAGCGCATCGAGCGGGGCTTGCGCCTGGTTACGGTGCCGTTTCCGCATCTGTCGGGGCTCGCCGCTGCCGTGCGCGTCGACATCGACGAGCGGGTGCCGACGATGGGCGTCTTCGCATCCGGCCGTCTCGTCGCTAATCCGGCATTCACGGCGCGGCTCTCCGCCGACGATCTGGTCTTCGTGCTGGCGCATGAGTTGTTGCATCTCGCGCTACGCACGCACGAACGCGCGCGCGGCTCGCATCATCTCGAGTTCAATTATGCGCACGATTACATCATCAACGACATGCTACGGCACGCGCTTGGCGTGAGCACGATTCCGGCCGGTGGACTCGACATGCCGGGTGCGCGCGAGCGGGCGGCCGAGGAGATCGTGCTGGAGATGCGGCGCAACGCGAACAGCATGTCGTCGCGCACGCAGGTGTGGGAGGGCGTTGTCGTCACGCTCGACCAGGTGCTCGGCGCAGCCGCGCAAGCCGAGCCGGGGACGACTGGCGACGTGCTAGACGCCAAGCGCGAGCGCGAAATGTTTCCGGGCGATAACGAAGATCAAGCCGCGAGAGCGCGCGCGATGCGCGATCTTGCGGCGCACGGGATGGCAATCGCCAAGGCACTCGGCATCATGCGCGGCCGCGGCTTCGAGAGCGGCGAGACGCAGCAGACCGTGCGTGCGCAGCGTGGCTTTTACCAAACGCCATGGCATGTCGCGCTGCAGACGATCCTTGATGGCTCGGCACCAGGCGAGCGGACCTATACGCGCGCCTCGCGCCGTGGCGCGGATCACGCGACTGTCGTGCTGCCGGGCCGCAAGCGAACGACGCAGATCCTCAACGTGATCCTCGATACGTCGGCGTCGATGAGCGACGACATTCCCTACATGCTCGGCGCGATCGGCGATTTCTGCGAGGCGGCGGGCGTCGACGATATCCGCGTCGTCCAGTGCGACACCATCGTTACTGGCGACGAGACCGTCGCGGCGCATGAGCTCGCCGAATATGAGGTGCGCGGCTACGGCGGCAGCGATCTGTCGCCCGCGATGGTGGCTTTGGCGGCCGATGCGCGGGTCACGGCGGTGGTCGTCATCACGGACGGCGACATTACGTATCCGGGCGAAGCGATGCCGTATGGCGTGCTGTGGGCGCTGCCGCGGCCGCAAAGTTCGTTCGCGCCGCCGTACGGCCGCGTCGTCTCCATGCAACGAGGAGTTTCGCCATGA
- a CDS encoding AAA family ATPase — MEGARSAFDEVVTLRQAKKLIQCMAQEQSFLLLSPPGLGKSDIVYEAAREAGLPCRSLLGTQIAPEDVSGIPRIVGERSVFCPPRILLPEKPEPFCLFLDELPACAPDVQKAFYSLLLERRLGEHALPPGTWVVAAGNRLQDRALVRAMSSALVNRVTILQLKVDTDEWLTWAQQRGVRNEIRSFVRTIPDALMRPVPADPVPFSTPRAWALLSRALDMAEKAGVLTNETRRALAFGRLSPEDAVVFCALAEEQIGAMRPLEDYIRHPEHLPKGDSARWFVLDCIRQFVRDGLAEGFKPAVINRFLRSLSHEHQLILVTDMVETWGALGADKAMFALLKKVAT; from the coding sequence ATGGAAGGCGCGCGGAGTGCGTTCGACGAAGTCGTCACGTTGCGGCAGGCGAAGAAGCTGATCCAATGCATGGCGCAGGAGCAGAGCTTTCTGCTGCTGTCGCCGCCCGGGCTCGGCAAATCCGATATCGTCTACGAAGCAGCGCGCGAGGCCGGCTTGCCGTGCCGTTCGCTGCTCGGAACGCAGATCGCTCCGGAAGACGTGTCGGGCATCCCGCGCATCGTCGGCGAACGTTCGGTGTTCTGCCCGCCGCGCATTCTGCTTCCCGAGAAACCGGAGCCATTCTGCCTCTTCCTCGACGAACTCCCGGCTTGTGCGCCGGATGTGCAGAAGGCGTTCTATTCGCTGCTGCTGGAGCGGCGGCTCGGCGAGCACGCGTTGCCGCCCGGCACGTGGGTGGTGGCCGCCGGCAACCGGCTGCAGGACCGGGCGTTGGTGCGCGCGATGAGTTCGGCGCTTGTCAACCGCGTGACCATTTTGCAGCTGAAAGTCGACACCGACGAATGGCTGACATGGGCCCAGCAACGCGGCGTCCGCAACGAGATCCGCAGCTTCGTTCGCACGATCCCGGACGCGCTGATGCGGCCGGTGCCGGCCGATCCGGTGCCGTTCTCGACGCCGCGCGCATGGGCGCTGCTGTCGCGTGCGCTCGACATGGCCGAGAAGGCGGGCGTGTTGACCAATGAAACGCGCCGCGCGCTCGCCTTCGGGCGGCTATCGCCGGAGGATGCGGTCGTCTTCTGTGCGCTTGCCGAAGAACAGATAGGCGCGATGCGTCCGCTGGAAGATTACATCCGGCATCCGGAGCATCTGCCGAAGGGCGACTCGGCGCGCTGGTTCGTGCTCGACTGCATCCGGCAGTTTGTTCGCGATGGCCTGGCTGAGGGGTTCAAACCTGCCGTCATCAACCGCTTCCTGCGCAGCCTGTCGCATGAACATCAGCTGATCCTCGTCACCGACATGGTCGAGACCTGGGGTGCGCTCGGCGCCGACAAGGCGATGTTCGCGTTGCTTAAGAAAGTCGCGACATGA
- a CDS encoding FitA-like ribbon-helix-helix domain-containing protein, with protein MAAVTIRNLSTATHRALKQRAAESGRSTEAEIRSILDAAVRPKGRIKLGSELASIGRKAGGVDLDITRDKTPARTIDLE; from the coding sequence ATGGCTGCTGTGACGATCAGAAATCTTTCCACCGCCACGCACCGCGCATTGAAGCAACGGGCTGCAGAGAGCGGACGTAGTACCGAGGCGGAAATTCGTTCGATCCTCGATGCGGCTGTGCGCCCGAAAGGACGGATCAAGTTAGGCTCTGAGCTTGCCTCTATCGGCCGCAAAGCGGGTGGCGTAGATCTCGACATTACGCGCGACAAAACACCAGCTCGCACTATCGATCTCGAATGA
- a CDS encoding type II toxin-antitoxin system VapC family toxin has product MILIDTNVISEPLRKAPAAPVVAWLDAQAIETLYLSAISLAELRYGVAALPAGKRKSALNRDLEARIVALFGQRILPFDTDAVDAYAAIRARAKSSGLAIGTTDGYIAATAMAHGLIVATRDVKPFKAAGLSVIDPWDL; this is encoded by the coding sequence ATGATCCTGATCGATACGAACGTGATTTCGGAACCGTTGCGAAAAGCGCCAGCCGCGCCGGTCGTGGCTTGGCTCGATGCCCAAGCGATTGAGACGCTTTATCTTAGTGCTATCAGTTTGGCAGAGCTACGATATGGGGTTGCAGCGCTTCCGGCCGGCAAGCGGAAGTCTGCGCTCAACCGCGATCTAGAAGCCCGTATTGTTGCATTGTTCGGGCAACGCATTCTTCCATTCGATACCGATGCTGTCGATGCCTATGCTGCAATCCGGGCGCGCGCCAAGTCGTCCGGCCTCGCAATTGGCACAACCGACGGATATATCGCTGCAACTGCGATGGCACATGGCCTCATCGTTGCGACCCGAGATGTGAAGCCGTTTAAGGCCGCAGGTCTCAGCGTGATTGATCCTTGGGACTTGTGA
- a CDS encoding LCCL domain-containing protein — MKVVQELVSYFDRKGKLSRRQLRKLLEQNFVASDAPASMHGLCEKVGATYYFRVTGLIEGQLWGTDIYSGDSTIGAAAVHAGLLKAGETGYLKVTVVTPPEKFPSTTRHGVTSTEYGPYQYAWRLERV; from the coding sequence ATGAAGGTCGTACAAGAGCTGGTGTCGTATTTCGACCGCAAAGGGAAGCTGTCGCGGCGGCAGCTGCGCAAACTCCTGGAGCAGAACTTCGTCGCGTCCGACGCGCCGGCGTCGATGCATGGGCTGTGCGAGAAAGTCGGCGCGACCTATTACTTTCGCGTCACCGGCTTGATCGAGGGGCAGCTCTGGGGCACCGACATCTACAGCGGGGATTCGACCATCGGTGCCGCAGCCGTGCATGCCGGGCTTCTGAAGGCCGGTGAGACGGGATATCTCAAGGTGACCGTTGTGACGCCGCCGGAAAAATTCCCCTCCACGACGCGCCACGGCGTCACCAGCACCGAATACGGACCCTACCAATATGCCTGGCGGCTGGAGAGAGTTTAG